ATCAAGGACGCGACCAAGACCACGGTCACCGGCGTCGAGATGTTCCGCAAGCTGCTCGACCAGGGCCAGGCGGGCGACAACGTCGGCCTGCTGCTGCGCGGCATCAAGCGCGAGGACGTCGAGCGCGGCCAGTGCATCATCAAGCCGGGCACGAACACCCCGCACACCGAGTTCGAGGCGCAGGTCTACATCCTGTCCAAGGACGAGGGCGGACGGCACACGCCGTTCTTCAACAACTACCGTCCGCAGTTCTACTTCCGGACCACGGACGTCACCGGCGTGGTGCACCTCCCCGAGGGCACCGAGATGGTCATGCCGGGCGACAACACCGAGATGCGCGTTGAGCTGATCCAGCCCATCGCCATGGAAGAGGGCCTGAAGTTCGCCATCCGTGAGGGTGGTCGGACCGTCGGCGCCGGTCGCGTCGTCAAGATCCTCAAGTAAGACGATCGTCGGAGCGGCGGTCCGGCTCCGCGGCAGGGGCCGGACCGCCGCACCACGAAGGCAACAAACCCAGCGGCACTACCAGCAAAGGACACCGAGGCCACCATGGCGGGACAGAAGATCCGCATCCGGCTCAAGGCCTACGACCATGAGGTCATCGACTCCTCGGCGAAGAAGATCGTCGAGACGGTGACGCGGACGGGCGCCAAGGTCGCGGGCCCGGTGCCGCTGCCGACCGAGAAGAACGTGTACTGCGTCATCCGCTCGCCGCACAAGTACAAGGACTCGCGCGAGCACTTCGAGATGCGCACGCACAAGCGGCTGATCGACATCATCGATCCGACGCCCAAGACGGTCGACTCGCTGATGCGGCTCGACCTGCCGGCCGGCGTCGACATCGAGATCAAGCTCTAGAGGACGCACCCACCATGAGTAAGCAGAGCAAGGGCGTCCTGGGCGAGAAGCTCGGCATGACCCAGGTCTTCGACGATGAGGGCCGGATCGTTCCGGTGACCGTCGTCGCGGCCGGGCCGTGCGTCGTCACCCAGATCCGTACGCCCGACAAGGACGGCTACAGCGCCGTGCAGATCGGCTACGGCCAGGTGGACCCGCGCAAGGTCAACAAGCCCCGCACGGGGCACTTCGAGAAGGCCGGCGTGACCCCGCGCCGCTTCCTGATCGAGCTGCGCACCGACGACGCCACCGAGTACTCCCTCGGCCAGGAGATCACCGCCACGGTCTTCGAGGCCGGCCAGCGGATCGACGTCACCGGCACCAGCAAGGGCAAGGGCACCGCGGGTGTCATGAAGCGCCATGGCTTCAAGGGCCTCGGCGCCTCGCACGGCACCCAGCGCAAGCACCGCTCGCCGGGCTCGATCGGCGGCTGCGCGACCCCCGGTCGCGTCTTCAAGGGCCTGCGCATGGCCGGGCGGATGGGTCACGTCCGCAAGACCGTGCAGAACCTGACCATCCACGCCATCGACGCGGACAAGGGCCTGCTGCTCATCAAGGGCGCCATCCCCGGTCCCAACGGCGGTCTCGTGCTGGTCCGCGACGCAGTGAAGGGAACGGGCAAGTGAGCAAGCTCGATGTCGAACTGCCCGCGGAGATCTTCGACGCGAAGACCAGCGTGCCGCTGATCCACCAGGTGATCGTGGCCCAGCAGGCCGCGGCGCGCCAGGGCACCCACTCCACCAAGACCCGCGGCGAGGTCCGCGGCGGTGGCAAGAAGCCGTACCGGCAGAAGGGCACCGGCCGCGCCCGTCAGGGCTCGACCCGCGCGCCCCAGTTCGCCGGCGGCGGCACGGTGCACGGCCCCCAGCCGCGCGACTACTCCCAGCGCACGCCCAAGAAGATGAAGGCCGCCGCGCTGCGCGGCGCCCTGTCGGACCGGGCGCGGCACGGTCGGATCCACGTGGTGGACACCCTCGTCGAGGGCGAGACCCCCAAGACCAAGGCGGCGCTGCAGGCGCTGCGCGAGGTCAGCCAGGCCCGCCGGATCCTCGTGGTCGTCGACCGTGAGGACGAGCTGACCTGGAAGAGCCTGCGCAACGAGCCCAGCGTGCACCTGCTGGTCCAGGACCAGCTCAACACCTACGACGTGATGGTGAGCGACGAGGTGGTCTTCACGAAGGCCGCCTACGAGTCGTTCATCGCACGCGCGACGAACCAGAAGGGAGGTGGCGACAAGTGAGCAAGATCGCCGACCCCCGGGACATCATCATCGCGCCGGTCGTCTCGGAGAAGAGCTACGGCCTGCTGGACGAGAACAAGTACACGTTCATCGTCCGGCCGGACGCCAACAAGGTCCAGATCAGGCAGGCGGTCGAGGCCGTGTTCGGGGTCAAGGTGACCAGCGTGAACACGATCAACCGCAAGGGCAAGCGGAAGCGGACGCGCTTCGGCTACGGCAAGCGCAAGGACACCAAGCGAGCCATCGTCGGGCTGGCCGAGGGCGACCGGATCGACATCTTCGGTGGCCCGACCGCCTGAGCGGCGGCGAACCGAAGAACACGACTAGAGGATGAACGAAAAAGATGGGCATCCGTAAATACAAGCCGACGACACCCGGTCGTCGCGGCTCCAGCGTGGCCGACTTCGTCGAGCTCACGCGTCGGGAGCCGGAGAAGTCGCTGCTGCGCCCCCTTCCGAAGAAGGGCGGCCGCAACAACCACGGTCGCATCACCACCCGGCATCAGGGCGGTGGTCACAAGCGGGCGTACCGCCTGATCGACTTCCGTCGCGCCGACAAGGACGGCATCCCGGCGAAGGTCGCGCACATCGAGTACGACCCGAACCGCACCGCCCGCATCGCGCTGCTGCACTACGTGGACGGCGAGAAGCGCTACATCCTGGCGCCGCAGGGCCTCAAGCAGGGCGACCGCGTCGAGAACGGGCCGGGCTCGGACATCAAGCCGGGCAACTGCCTGCCGCTGCGCAACATCCCGACGGGTACCGTCGTGCACGCCATCGAGCTGAAGCCCGGCGGCGGCGCGAAGCTGGCCCGCTCCGCGGGGGCCGGCTGCCAGTTGCTGGCCAAGGAGGGCAAGTACGCCACGCTGCGCATGCCCTCCGGTGAGATGCGGATGGTGGACGTGCGCTGCCGCGCCACCGTCGGCGAGGTCGGCAACGCCGAGCAGTCGAACATCAACTGGGGCAAGGCCGGCCGGATGCGCTGGAAGAACAAGCGTCCGACCGTTCGCGGTGTGGCCATGAACCCGATCGACCACCCGCACGGTGGTGGTGAGGGCAAGACGTCCGGTGGCCGCCACCCGGTGAACCCCAAGGGCAAGAAGGAAGGCCGTACCCGCCAGGCGAACAAGGCCAGCGACCGGCTGATCGTCCGTCGTCGCAGCAAGAAGAAGCGGTAGGAGTACGCCATGCCACGTAGCCTGAAGAAGGGCCCGTTCGTCGACGACCACCTCTACAAGAAGGTGGAGACGCAGAACGAGAAGGGCACCAAGAACGTCATCAAGACGTGGTCCCGCCGGTCCATGATCATCCCGGAGATGATCGGGCACACCATCGCGGTGCACGACGGCCGTAAGCACGTGCCGGTGTTCGTCACCGACGCCATGGTCGGCCACAAGCTCGGTGAGTTCGCCCCCACGCGGACGTTCCGCAGCCACGTCAAAGAAGACCGTCGCAGCCGTCGCGGCTGACGCGGCGAGGATCGCAACGTAGGAGAGAGGGAACAGCGATGGAAGCCAGGGCCCAGGCGCGGTTCATCCGTGTCACGCCCAGGAAGGCCCGCCGCGTGGTGGACCTCATCCGCGGCCTTCCCGCCGCGGAGGCTCAGGCGGTGCTGCGGTTCGCCCCCCAGGCTGCCAGTGAGCCGGTGGGCAAGGTGCTGGCGAGCGCCATCGCCAACGCCGAGCACAACTTCAAGCTCGACACCGACACGCTCGTCGTGAGCCGGGCGTGGGTCGACGAGGGGCCGACGCTCAAGCGCTTCCGGCCTCGCGCCCAGGGCCGGGCTTACCGGATCAACAAGCGCACCAGCCATATCACCGTGATCGTCGAGGCCCGCGAGGGCGCGGCGGCCGGGAACGGCGGCGGCAGGAAGAGGAGGACCCGCTAGTGGGTCAGAAGATCAACCCGCACGGGTTCCGACTCGGCATCACCACGGACTTCAAGTCCCGGTGGTACGCCGACAAGCTGTACAAGGACTACGTCAAGGAAGACGTCGCGATCCGTCGCATGCTGCAGAAGGGCATGGAGCGGGCCGGCATCTCCAAGGTCGAGATCGAGCGCACCCGCGACCGCGTCCGCGTGGACATCCACACGGCGCGTCCGGGCATCGTGATCGGCCGGCGCGGTGCCGAGGCAGACCGGATCCGGGGCGACCTCGAGAAGCTGACCGGCAAGCAGGTCCAGCTCAACATCCTCGAGGTCAAGAACCCCGAGATCGACGCTCAGCTCGTCGCCCAGGGCGTGGCCGAGCAGTTGTCCAGCCGGGTCGCGTTCCGTCGGGCGATGCGCAAGGCCATCCAGTCCGCGATGAAGAGCGGCGCCAAGGGCATCAAGGTGCAGTGCGGCGGCCGCCTCGGCGGCGCGGAGATGTCCCGCTCGGAGTTCTACCGCGAGGGCCAGGTGCCCCTGCACACCCTGCGCGCCGACATCGACTACGGCTTCTACGAGGCCCGCACCACGTTCGGTCGGATCGGCGTGAAGGTGTGGATCTACAAGGGCGAGGCCCCCACCAGCCGCGCCGAGCGCGAGGCCCGTGCGGCCCAGCAGCGCTCCGGCCCCGGTGGCGGTGGCGGCGGCGAGCGTCGCGGCGGTGACCGTCGTGGCGGTCGCGGCGGCGAGCGTCGCGGCGGCCGTGGCGGTGGCGGTGGCGGTGGCCGCGGTGGCGCCGGTGGTGCCGGCGGTGGCCGCGGTGGCGAGCGTCCGCAGCAGAGTCAGGAGCAGGCCCAGCCGACCGCCGAGTCGGCGGCGCCCGCACCGAGTGGTGAGGGGAGCTGAGTGATCCATGCTGATCCCTCGCAAGGTCAAGCACCGTAAGCAGCACCACCCCAAGCGCCGCGGCATGGCGAAGGGTGGAACGAAGGTCACCTTCGGCGAGTTCGGCATCCAGGCCGTCGAGGGCGCGTACGTGACCAACCGGCAGATCGAGGCCGCGCGTATCGCGATGACCCGGCACATCAAGCGTGGCGGCAAGGTGTGGATCAACATCTTCCCCGACCGTCCGCTGACCAAGAAGCCCGCCGAGACCCGCATGGGTTCCGGCAAGGGCTCGCCGGAGTGGTGGATCGCGAACGTCAAGCCGGGCCGGGTGATGTTCGAGCTCTCGTACCCCAACGAGGTGATCGCCCGCGAGGCGCTGACCCGCGCGATCCACAAGCTCCCCATGAAGTGCAAGATCGTCAAGCGAGAGTTGGGTGAGTCCTGATGGCCAAGGGTCTTACCGCCGACGAGCTGCGCACCGAGGCTGAGGACGCACTGGTGACCAAGCTGAAGGAGGCGAAGGAGGAGCTGTTCAACCTCCGCTTCCAGGCCGCCACCGGCCAGCTTGACAACCACGGGCGGCTGCGCGAGGTCAAGCGCGAGATCGCCCGGATCTACACCGTGATGCGGGAGCGCGAGCTCGGCATCGTGACGGTCGCCGAGGAGCCCGCGCAGGAGGACGAGAGCAATGACTGAGCAGGCGCCCGCCGAGGCCGCCAAGCGGCCCAGCCGCAAGATCGCCGAAGGCCTCGTGGTCAGCGACAAGATGGACAAGACCGTCGTCGTGGCGGTCGAGGACCGGATCAAGCACCGCCGGTACCACAAGATCATTCGGCGGACCACCAAGTACAAGGCGCACGACGAGGCCAACGAGTGTGGCGTCGGCGACCGCGTCCGTCTCATGGAGACCCGGCCACTGTCGGCCACCAAGCGGTGGCGCGTGATCGAGATCCTCGAGAAGGCCAAGTAATCACCGGTTCCACCAGGCTCCGCGCGACGCGGAGAACCGGTGTGACGAACAGGAGTCAACGTGATCCAGCAGGAGTCGCGACTCAAGGTCGCCGACAACACGGGTGCCAAGGAGATCCTGTGCATCCGGGTTCTCGGCGGCTCGGGTCGGCGCTACGCGGGAGTCGGCGACATCATCGTCGCGACGGTGAAGGACGCCCTTCCCGGTGCGGGCGTGAAGAAGGGTGACGTCGTCAAGGCCGTCGTCGTGCGCACCCGCAAGGAGCGCCGCCGCGCCGACGGCTCCTACATCCGCTTCGACGAGAACGCCGCCGTCCTGATCAAGGACGGCGGCGACCCGCGGGGCACCCGCATCTTCGGCCCGGTGGGTCGGGAGCTGCGCGAGAAGAAGTTCATGCGAATCATCTCGCTCGCCCCGGAGGTGCTGTGATGAAGATCAGGAAGGGCGACGAGGTCGTCGTCATCGCCGGCAAGGACAAGGGCGCGACCGGCAAGGTCATCCACGCCGACCCGCGTCGCGACCGGGTGACCGTCGAGGGCGTCAACCTCATCAAGAAGAACACCAAGGCCGACCCGCAGGGCAAGGGCGGCGGGGTCATCACCCGTGAGGCGTCGCTGCACGTGAGCAACGTGGCGCTGGTCGAGGACGGCAAGCCGGTCCGGGTCGGCTACAAGATCAATGAGGACGGCACGAAGGTCCGGATCTCGCGCCGCAGCGGCAAGGAGGTCTGAGAGCCATGACCGAGACCACCACCGAGCGGCCGGTGCCGCAGCCGCGGCTGAAGCTCCGCTACCGCGAGGAGATCACCAAGTCCCTCCAGGAGCAGTTCGGCTACGCCAACGTCATGCAGATCCCCGGTCTGACGAAGATCGTGGTGAACATGGGCGTGGGCGACGCGGCCAAGGACACGAAGCTGATCGAGGGCGCGATCCGCGACCTGACGCTGATCACCGCCCAGAAGCCCAGCGTGAACCGGGCCAAGAAGTCCATCGCCCAGTTCAAGCTGCGCGAGGGCATGCCGATCGGCGCGCACGTCACGCTGCGCGGCGACCGGATGTGGGAGTTCCTGGACCGGCTGCTGTCGCTGGCGCTGCCCCGCATCCGTGACTTCCGCGGCCTGTCGCCCAAGCAGTTCGACGGGAACGGCAACTACACCTTCGGGCTGACCGAGCAGGTCATGTTCCACGAGGTCGACCCGGACAAGGTCGACCGGCAGCGGGGCATGGACATCACGGTCGTGACGACCGCGAAGACCGATGACGAGGGCCGGGCGCTCCTGCGGGCCCTGGGCTTCCCCTTCAAGGAGAACTGATGGCGAAGAAGGGCCTGATCGCCAAGGCCGCCCGCAAGCCCAAGTTCGGGGTCCGCGCGTACACTCGGTGTTCGCGTTGCGGACGCCCGCGCTCCGTCTACCGCAAGTTCGGCCTCTGCCGGGTCTGCTTCCGGGAGATGGCGCACCGCGGCGAGCTGCCCGGGATCACCAAGTCGAGCTGGTAAGCGCGACCGACGTAGAAATAGCAACCGGGCGCCTGTCCAAGGCGCCCACGACCACGCCGTAGGTCCACCCCGGGAGGGTTGGAAACCGCGGTGGGGAGGGGCCTGTAGGCCATGACGATGACCGACCCGATCGCAGACATGCTGACTCGTCTGCGGAACGCGAACTCGGCGTACCACGACACCGTGGGCATGCCGTACTCGAAGATCAAGGCGCACATCGCCGAGATCCTCCAGCAGGAGGGGTACATCTCCGCCTGGCATGTGGAGGACGCCGAGGTCGGCAAGAAGCTCGTGATCGACCTGAAGTTCGGCCCGACCCGTGAGCGTTCGATCGCCGGGATCAAGCGGGTTTCGAAGCCGGGTCTGCGGGTGTACGCGAAGAAGGACAACCTGCCGAAGGTCCTGGGCGGACTGGGCGTCGCGATCATTTCGACGTCCTCCGGACTGATGACCGACAAGCAGGCCGGCAAGCGCGGCGTGGGCGGAGAAGTCCTCGCCTACGTGTGGTGAGGGGAGGGCACAGAACATGTCTCGTATCGGACGTCTCCCCATTGCCGTCCCGAGCGGCGTGGACGTCAACATCGACGGCCAGGCGGTCACCGTCAAGGGACCCAAGGGCGAACTGAAGCACACCGTCGCCGAGCCCATCGAGGTGAAGCTCGAGGACGGCACCGTCACGGTCGCCCGACCGAACGACGTCAACACCAACCGCGCGCTGCACGGCCTCACCCGGTCGCTGATCGCCAACATGGTCGAGGGCGTCACCAACGGGTACAGCAAGACGCTGGAGATCCGCGGCGTCGGCTACACGGCCGCGGCCAAGGGCCAGAACACGCTGGAGCTCAAGCTGGGCTACAGCCACCCGATCACCTTCGAGGCGCCGGAGGGCATCACCTTCCGCGTCGAGTCCGTGCGTCGCGACCAGATCAACGCGTTGATCCACGTGGACGGCATCGACAAGCAGAAGGTCGGCGAGGCCGCCGCCAACATCCGCAAGCTCCGCAAGCCCGACGTCTACAAGGGCAAGGGCGTGCGGTACCAGGGCGAGCAGGTCCGCAAGAAGGTCGGAAAGGCTGGTAAGTAGTCATGGCAGCAGGCAAGCCCGTGGCCGGCAAGGCCACGTCGGCGCGGGCCAAGTCCCGCGCCCGCCGGCACCTGCGGGTCCGCAAGAAGGTCGTCGGCACCCCCGAGCGGCCCCGCCTGGTCGTGACCCGCTCCACCAAGCACATGTTCGCCCAGGTGATCGACGACACCGTCGGCCACACGCTGGCCTCGGCGTCCACCATGGAGGCGGACCTGCGGGCGGACGACGGCGACAAGACCGCCAAGTCGCGCAAGGTCGGCGAGCTGCTCGCCGCGCGGGCCCGCGAGGCCGGCGTCGCGAAGGTCGTGTTCGACCGCGGCGGCAACCGGTACCACGGCCGCATCGCCGCCCTGGCGGACGGTGCGCGCGAGAAGGGCCTGGAGTTCTGATGGCCCGGACCACGACCATGAACGAGAGGAACCACTGATGGCAGCGCAGAGGCGCGGCGGCGGTCAGGGTGGCGACCGCCGCGACGGCCGCCGCGACGACCGCCGCGGTGGCGCCGACAAGGGACAGTCGTACATCGAGCGCGTTGTGGCGATCAACCGCGTCGCCAAGGTCGTCAAGGGCGGCCGTCGCTTCAGCTTCACCGCGCTGGTCATCGTCGGTGACGGCAACGGCACGGTCGGCGTCGGCTACGGCAAGGCCAAGGAGGTGCCCGCGGCGATCGCCAAGGGCGTCGAGGAGGCCAAGAAGCACTTCTTCAAGGTGCCGCGGATCCAGGGCACCATCCCGCACACCTCGCAGGGCGAGGAGGCTGCCGGCGTGGTGCTGCTGCGTCCGGCCAGCCCCGGTACCGGCGTGATCGCCGGTGGTCCGGTGCGCGCGGTGCTGGAGTGCGCCGGCATCCACGACGTGCTGAGCAAGTCGCTGGGCAGCTCGAACGCGATCAACATCGTGCACGCCACGGTGGCCGCGCTCAAGCAGCTCAACCGGCCCGAGGAGATCGCCGCCAAGCGCGGGCTCCCGCTGGAGGACGTGGCCCCGGCCGCGATGCTGCGTGCCCGCGCCGCCGGCAGTGAGCCGAGGGCGGAGGCCGCGTCGTGAGCCAGCTCAAGATCACGCAGATCAAGTCGCGGATCAGCGAGAAGCAGAACCAGCGTGACACGTTGCGTACCCTGGGCCTGCGGAAGATCGGCCAGAGCGTCGTCCGCGAGGATTCCCAGCAGGTGCGCGGCATGATCCGGACCGTGGCGCACCTCGTTGCGGTCGAGGAGGTCGACTGATCATGGCGGACGTCACCGAGGGTGGTCCCCTCAAGGTGCACGACCTGCGTCCCGCCCCCGGCGCCAACAAGCGCAAGGTCCGCAAGGGCCGGGGCGAGGCGTCCAAGGGCAAGACGGCCGGACGCGGTACCAAGGGCACCAAGGCCCGCAGCACCGTTCCGGTCGGTTTCGAGGGCGGCCAGATGCCGCTGATCCGTCGGATTCCGAAGCTCAAGGGCTTCAAGAACCCGAACCGGGTCGAGTTCCAGGTCGTCAACCTGGACCTGCTGGGCGAGCTGTACCCGCAGGGCGGCGAGATCACCGTCGAGGATCTCGTGGCCAAGGGCGCGGTGCGCAAGAACCAGCCGGTCAAGGTGCTCGGCAACGGCGAGATCTCCGTGGCGGTCCAGGTGAGGGCGCACGCCTTCTCCGCCTCCGCCAAGGAGAAGATCGCGGCTGCCGGCGGTTCGACCGACGAGCTGTAGAGCAGTACACGTCATGCCCATGACAACGCCGGGGTTCGACCCCCGTTCGCCGAGGGCCGTAAGGTCCGTGGCGTCCGGGGGGCGAGCCCCGGTCGCGTCTGCTGTTATTGTTCGTCGAGTCGGCGTCTCTGACGTCGTGTGGTACGACGCCGCCATAGCTGGAAGATCCGGCCCCCTCAGCGGCCACGGACACCGATGCGCGCAGGAGGAATGGTGCTAACCGCGATCACTCGGGCCTTCCGTACCCCGGATCTGCGCAAGAAACTCCTGTTCACGTTGTTCATCATTTTGATCTTCCGGATCGGCTCGCAGCTGCCGACTCCGGGTGTGGACACGGGGGCGATCCGGGCAGCGGTGGATGGCGCCCGCGACGGCGACCAGGGCCAGCTCTACGGCCTGGTCGATCTGTTCAGTGGTGGAGCGCTGCTCAAGCTGTCGGTGTTCGCGCTCGGCATCATGCCGTACATCACCGCGAGCATCATCTTGCAACTTCTGACGGTGGTGATCCCGAGACTGGAGAACCTCAAGAAGGAGGGCCAGGCCGGCACCACCAAGATCACTCAGTACACCCGGTACCTGACCATCGGGTTGGCGATCCTGCAGGCGACCGGCATCGTGGCGATGGCCGCGACCGGCCGGCTGTTCCCGAACGCCTCCGACGTCCTCTACAAGACCGACCTGTTCACGATCATCACCATGGTCGTGGTGATGACGGCGGGCACGTCGGTGATCATGTGGCTGGGCGAGCTGATCACGGACCGGGGTGTCGGCAACGGCATGTCGATCCTGATCTTCACCCAGGTGGTCGCGGTCTTCCCGGCGCAGTTCTGGGCCATCTACAAGAGCAAGGGCACCTTCACCTTCGTCATCGTGATGCTGGTGGGTCTGGCCATCATGGCCGGTGTGGTGTTCGTCGAGCAGGCCCAGCGCCGGATCCCGGTGCAGTACGCCAAGCGCATGGTGGGCCGCCGGATGTACGGCGGCACGTCGACCTACATCCCGTTGAAGGTCAACCAGGCGGGCATCATCCCGGTGATCTTCGCCTCGTCGCTGCTGTACCTGCCGGTGCTGGCGACGCAGTTGTGGCCGGAGAACAAGTGGATGGTCAAGCTGCAGCCCTACCTGCAGCAGGACAACGCCTGGCACATGGCGGTCTTCTTCGCCTTCATCATCTTCTTCACGTACTTCTACGTTGCGATCACCTTCAACCCCACTGAAGTCGCCGACAACATGAAGAAGTATGGTGGGTTCATCCCAGGCATCCGTCCGGGCCGGCCCACCGCCGAGTACCTCGACTACGTGCTCACCCGGATCACCACGCCCGGCGCGCTCTACCTGGGGCTCGTCTCGTTGGTGCCGATGGTCGCGTTCGCCCTGATGCAGGCCGCGGACGACTTCCCGTTCGGCGGCACGAGCATCCTCATCGTCGTCGGCGTGGGACTGGATACCGTGAAGCAGATCGAAAGCCAACTCCAGCAGCGCAACTACGAGGGCTTCCTCCGGTAGTGCGTATCGTTCTCGTGGGCCCCCCGGGAGCGGGCAAGGGGACACAGGCCCAGTTCATCGCATCTCACCTGTCCATCCCGAAGATCTCGACAGGTGACATCTTCCGCGCCAACGTGAGCGGCGGCACCGAACTGGGCCGGCAGGCCAAGCAGTTCATGGACCGCGGTGACCTCGTCCCCGACGAGATCACCATCGCGATGGTGCGGGACCGGCTCGCCGAGGACGACGCTCAGGACGGTTTCCTGCTCGACGGCTTCCCGCGCAACGTGCCGCAGGCCCAGACCCTGAAGAAGATCCTCGACTCCGAGTGGGGCACCCGGCTGGACCTGGTGCTGGAGCTGGTGGTGGACGAGGACGAGGTGGTGCGGCGGCTGTCCGGCCGTCGCACCTGCGGGCAGTGCGGCCAGATCTGCCACGTCGACTGGGACGACAAGAAGGACGACCTCTGCGACGACTGCGGCGGCCGGCTCTTCCAGCGGGACGACGACAAGGAGGACGTCGTCCGGCACCGGCTCGAGGTCTACCAGGAACAGACGGCGCCGCTGGTGTCGTTCTATGCCGATGAGGGCATTCTGGTCGGCATCGACGCGACCGGTCCGGTCGAGGAGGTCACCGAGCGGGCGCTGGAGGCGATCCGCCGGTTCGACACGTGATCGGCCGTCCGTCGGTTCCGCGAGTGGCCGTTCGCCCGCGGAACCGATGAGAGGGGATGCACGTGTGGGGTAGGCGCAGGCGCGGTCCGGCGATTCAGATCAAGAGCCCGGACCAGGTCGAGCTGATGCGCGCCGCCGGGCTGCTGGTCGGGCGGACGCTGGAGCTGCTGCGAGAGTCCGTCAAGCCCGGTATCACCACCGCCGACCTCGACGCGATCGCCGAGGACCACATCCGTTCCCACGACGGGATCCCGTCGTTCAAGGGCTACCACGGCTTTCCCGCCACGATCTGCGCCTCGGTGAACGAGGAGATCGTGCACGGCATCCCCAGCCCGCGCAAGGTGCTGCGGGACGGTGACGTGATCTCCATCGACTGCGGCGCCATCGTCGAGGGCTGGCACGGCGACGCGGCGATCACCGTTCCGGTCGGCCCGATCTCCGCCGAGCAGCGGCGACTGCTGCAGGTGACCGAGGAGGCGCTGTGGCACGGCCTCGCGGCCGGGCGGGTCGGCGCCCGACTCACCGACATCTCCCATGCGATCGAGTCCTACGTCCGCTCTCAGGGCCGCTACGGCATCGTGGAGGGGTACGGCGGGCACGGCATCGGGACGCAGATGCACATGGACCCGTTGATCGCCAACCATGGAGCCCCCGGCCACGGCCCCGAGCTGGAGCCGGGCATGTGCTTCGCGGTCGAGCCGATGGTCAACCTCGGCACCAAGGCCACCCGTGAGCTGGACGACGGCTGGACGGTGGTCACCACCGACGGCCTGCACTCGGCGCACTTCGAGCACACGTTCGCGGTGACGGAGGACGGTCCCCGGGTGCTCACCGCGCTGGACGAGGGCCGGGAGCGGCTCGCCCGGCTCGGTGCCTCCTCCTAGGAGCGGGGGCGCGATGCCGCACGATCCCCAGATGAGGGCCTCGGACGCCGATCGCGACCGGGTCGCCGAGGAGCTGCGGGAGCACTGCGCCACCGGCCGCATCACCCTGGACGAGCTTCAGGAGCGGCTGGACGCCGTCTACGGCGCGAGGACGCACGGCGACCTCGACCGTGTCACCGCCGATCTTCCCGAGGCCGACCTGTACGAGCGGCCCGTTCCCGTT
The DNA window shown above is from Thermomonospora umbrina and carries:
- the rplR gene encoding 50S ribosomal protein L18, whose product is MAAGKPVAGKATSARAKSRARRHLRVRKKVVGTPERPRLVVTRSTKHMFAQVIDDTVGHTLASASTMEADLRADDGDKTAKSRKVGELLAARAREAGVAKVVFDRGGNRYHGRIAALADGAREKGLEF
- the rpsE gene encoding 30S ribosomal protein S5, which produces MAAQRRGGGQGGDRRDGRRDDRRGGADKGQSYIERVVAINRVAKVVKGGRRFSFTALVIVGDGNGTVGVGYGKAKEVPAAIAKGVEEAKKHFFKVPRIQGTIPHTSQGEEAAGVVLLRPASPGTGVIAGGPVRAVLECAGIHDVLSKSLGSSNAINIVHATVAALKQLNRPEEIAAKRGLPLEDVAPAAMLRARAAGSEPRAEAAS
- the secY gene encoding preprotein translocase subunit SecY, which codes for MLTAITRAFRTPDLRKKLLFTLFIILIFRIGSQLPTPGVDTGAIRAAVDGARDGDQGQLYGLVDLFSGGALLKLSVFALGIMPYITASIILQLLTVVIPRLENLKKEGQAGTTKITQYTRYLTIGLAILQATGIVAMAATGRLFPNASDVLYKTDLFTIITMVVVMTAGTSVIMWLGELITDRGVGNGMSILIFTQVVAVFPAQFWAIYKSKGTFTFVIVMLVGLAIMAGVVFVEQAQRRIPVQYAKRMVGRRMYGGTSTYIPLKVNQAGIIPVIFASSLLYLPVLATQLWPENKWMVKLQPYLQQDNAWHMAVFFAFIIFFTYFYVAITFNPTEVADNMKKYGGFIPGIRPGRPTAEYLDYVLTRITTPGALYLGLVSLVPMVAFALMQAADDFPFGGTSILIVVGVGLDTVKQIESQLQQRNYEGFLR
- the rplO gene encoding 50S ribosomal protein L15 translates to MADVTEGGPLKVHDLRPAPGANKRKVRKGRGEASKGKTAGRGTKGTKARSTVPVGFEGGQMPLIRRIPKLKGFKNPNRVEFQVVNLDLLGELYPQGGEITVEDLVAKGAVRKNQPVKVLGNGEISVAVQVRAHAFSASAKEKIAAAGGSTDEL
- the rplF gene encoding 50S ribosomal protein L6, encoding MSRIGRLPIAVPSGVDVNIDGQAVTVKGPKGELKHTVAEPIEVKLEDGTVTVARPNDVNTNRALHGLTRSLIANMVEGVTNGYSKTLEIRGVGYTAAAKGQNTLELKLGYSHPITFEAPEGITFRVESVRRDQINALIHVDGIDKQKVGEAAANIRKLRKPDVYKGKGVRYQGEQVRKKVGKAGK
- the rplE gene encoding 50S ribosomal protein L5, which codes for MTETTTERPVPQPRLKLRYREEITKSLQEQFGYANVMQIPGLTKIVVNMGVGDAAKDTKLIEGAIRDLTLITAQKPSVNRAKKSIAQFKLREGMPIGAHVTLRGDRMWEFLDRLLSLALPRIRDFRGLSPKQFDGNGNYTFGLTEQVMFHEVDPDKVDRQRGMDITVVTTAKTDDEGRALLRALGFPFKEN
- the rplX gene encoding 50S ribosomal protein L24, which codes for MKIRKGDEVVVIAGKDKGATGKVIHADPRRDRVTVEGVNLIKKNTKADPQGKGGGVITREASLHVSNVALVEDGKPVRVGYKINEDGTKVRISRRSGKEV
- a CDS encoding adenylate kinase; its protein translation is MRIVLVGPPGAGKGTQAQFIASHLSIPKISTGDIFRANVSGGTELGRQAKQFMDRGDLVPDEITIAMVRDRLAEDDAQDGFLLDGFPRNVPQAQTLKKILDSEWGTRLDLVLELVVDEDEVVRRLSGRRTCGQCGQICHVDWDDKKDDLCDDCGGRLFQRDDDKEDVVRHRLEVYQEQTAPLVSFYADEGILVGIDATGPVEEVTERALEAIRRFDT
- the rpsH gene encoding 30S ribosomal protein S8, producing the protein MTMTDPIADMLTRLRNANSAYHDTVGMPYSKIKAHIAEILQQEGYISAWHVEDAEVGKKLVIDLKFGPTRERSIAGIKRVSKPGLRVYAKKDNLPKVLGGLGVAIISTSSGLMTDKQAGKRGVGGEVLAYVW
- a CDS encoding type Z 30S ribosomal protein S14 produces the protein MAKKGLIAKAARKPKFGVRAYTRCSRCGRPRSVYRKFGLCRVCFREMAHRGELPGITKSSW
- the rpmD gene encoding 50S ribosomal protein L30; its protein translation is MSQLKITQIKSRISEKQNQRDTLRTLGLRKIGQSVVREDSQQVRGMIRTVAHLVAVEEVD